The window CGTGCCAGTCTGGGAAGGAATTGCTGTTTTGCATGTCTCGCATGTGGCGAGGCTGACTGCGGAGATCAAGCGCGATGAGCTTTTCGGACAGCGAGGTCGAACGCTATGCCCGCCATCTGGTGCTGCGCGAGGTCGGCGGACCGGGCCAGCAGAAGCTGAAGGCGGCTCGGGTCCTGCTGGTCGGCATGGGCGGTCTGGGCGCGCCGGCCGCGCTCTATCTGGCCGCCGCCGGGGTGGGAACCCTGGGCCTGGCCGATCCCGATACGGTGTCCCTGTCCAATCTGCAGCGCCAGGTCCTGTACCAGACCGCCGATATCGGCCGCGCCAAGGTCGAGGTCGCCGCCGAGCGCCTGACGGCGATCAATCCGCATGTGGCCCTCGAAACCCATCCGGTATGGCTGGACGTCGCCAATGCCGGGGACCTTGTTTCCCGGTATGACCTGATCCTCGACGGCACCGACGACTTTGCCACCCGCTTTGCCGTCAGCGACGCCTGTCTGGCCCACGGCAAGACCCTGGTCAGCGGGGCCCTGGGCCGCTGGACCGGCCAGGTCGCGGTGTTTCAGGGCCAGCCCTGTTATCGCTGTCTGGTGCCTGAGGTCCCGCCGGACGCCGAAACCTGCGCCCTGGTCGGCGTGGTCGGGGCCCTCGCCGGTGTGATCGGTGCGATGATGGCCCTGGAGGCGGTCAAGCTGATCACCGGCGCGGGGCAGGCCCTGAACGGCCGCCTGCTGATCTACGACGCCCTGGCGGCGGAGACCCGCACGGTGCGGATCGGGGCCGATCCGGCCTGCCCGGCCTGCGGCGCTTGACGGCGCGGCCATACCGGCCTTCTCTCGCCGTCCAAAAGCAAGACGTCAGGGGTAGGGCCGAATGAAGACGCTGTTTCGCGGGGTGTTGATCGCCTTGGCTGTGATCATCGCCTTGCTGGCCGTCAGCTGGCTGGTCCTGCAGCGCAAGGACATCCCCTATGCGACCCTGGAGGCCAAATATGGCAATCCGGCCTCGCGCTATATGGATCTCCCCGACGGCGTGCGGGTGCATTATCGCGACGAGGGCCGGCGCGACGGACCGACCCTGGTTCTGGTCCACGGCTTCTCTGCCTCCCTGCACGCCTGGGAACCCTGGGTGCGGTCCCTGTCCGGCGATTATCGCGTCATCACCCTGGACCTGCCCGGCCACGGCCTGACCCGCGCCGATGCCGGCTATGCCGCCGGTCGGGCGGGCTATGGGGCGGTGGTCGATCAGGTGACCCGCAAGCTGGGGGTCGAGCGCTTCACCCTGGGCGGCAATTCGATGGGCGGGGCTGTGGCCTGGGAATATGCCCTCGACTATCCTGACCGGCTGGAAGGCCTGGTTCTGGTCGATGCCGCCGGCTGGCCGTCGAGCGGCGGCAATCAGGCGGTGATCTTCCGGATCCTGCAAAATCCCCTGGGCCGGGCCGTGCTCAAGAACATCGATACCCGGCCCCTGGTCCGTCAGGGTCTGGTGGCGGGCTATCTGGATCCCAAGCTGGTGACCGAGGCCCTGGTCGACCGCTATGTCGACCTGGCCCGCGCGCCGGGCCATCGCGACATCCTGCTGGGCCTGCAGTCGGGTCCGCGCCGGGTGGCGACGGCGGAAAGCCTGGCGGCGATCAAGGTCCCGACCCTGGTGATGTTCGGCGAACAGGACAAGCTGATCCCGGCCGCCCACGGCAAGCGCTTTGCCGAGGCCATACCGGGTTCGACCCTGATCCTCTATCCCGAGGCCGGCCACGCCCCGATGGAACAGATCCCCGACCGCTCGGTCGCCGACCTCAAGGCCTGGCTGAAGGCGAAGGTCTATCCGGTGGCGGTGCCGTCAGGGTCCTGAAGCCCTACAGCATCGCCGGAATGACCCGGTCCGGCGGGCGGTGGCCGTCCATGAAGGTCTTGACGTTGACGATGACCTTTTCGCCCATGTCGATGCGGCCCTCGACCGTGGCCGAGCCCATATGGGGCAGGAGCACGACATTGGGCAGTTTCAGCAGCTTGGGATTGATGGCCGGCTCGTGCTCATAGACGTCGAGGCCCGCCCCGGCGATGTCGCCACGGGCCAGCATGTTGGCCAGGGCCCCTTCGTCGATCACCTCGCCGCGGGCCGTATTGACCAGGATGGCGTGCGGCCGCAGCAGCTTCAGGCGGCGGGCCGACAGCAGGTGATAGGTGGCCGGGGTGTGCGGGCAGTTGACCGAGATGAAGTCCATCCGGGCCAGCATCTGGTCGAGGCTTTCCCAGTAGGTGCAGCCCAGTTCCTCGGCGATACGGGGGCTGACCGGCTTGCGGTTGTGATAATGCACCTGCATGCCGAAGGCCTTGGCGCGGCGGGCCACGGCCTGGCCGATCCGGCCCATGCCGATGATGCCCAAGCGCTTGCCCCACAGGCGGCGGCCCAGCATCCAGGTCGGGGACCAGCCATGGAAGCCGCCCGACTTGACCACCTCGGCACCTTCGACGACGCGGCGCGAGGCGGCCATGATCAGGGTCATGGTCAGGTCGGCGGTGTCCTCGGTCAGGACGCCGGGCGTATTGGTGACGATGATGCCGCGCGCATTGGCGGTGGCGACGTCGATATTGTCGACCCCGGCCCCGAAATTGGCGATCAGCTTGAGCCGATCGCCGGATCGGGACAGAAGACGCGAGTCGATCCGGTCGGTGATCGTCGGCACGAGCACATCGGCCCGTTTCATGGCGTCCACCAGTTCATCCGCCGTCAAGGGTTTGTCGGTGACGTTGAGTTCGGTGTCGAACAGTTCGCACATCCGCGTCTCCACCGGATCGGGGAGTTTGCGGGTGACGATGACTTTGAGCTTGCGGGCTGCCATGGGCGGTTGAAAAGCTCTCTCTGACGGGCGTTAGAAAAGCTGTAGCAAAGGGGCCCGATGGGGCCAAGCAACATGCCGCCGAATTGCAAACATCGTTCGCTCGGGATCATGGCCGCTTTGGTGCTGGCAGTGCTTGCCGCGCCGGCCGCCGCCGCCGATGCGCCCCGCACCACGCCCTCGGGCCTGGAGGTGCCGCGCTATGTCTCGCTGAAATATGACACGGTCAACGCCCGCAACGGCCCGGACGAGGCCCACCGCCTGCTGTGGGTCTATCGCGCCAGGGGCCTGCCGGTGCAGGTGGTGGCCGAAACCCGCGAGTGGCGGCGGATCTGCGATCCCGAGGGCGGCCTGGCCTGGGTGCACAAGCGCACGACCGATGGACGCCAGACCGCCATGCGCCTGAAACCGACGCCCCTGGCCCTGCTGGCCAATCCCAAGGACGGGTCGCGGGTCAATGCCTGGCTGCGGGGTCGTTCCACGGCCAATCTCGACCGTTGCGACAAGGGCTGGTGTCGTCTGAAGGCTGACGGATCGTCGGGCTGGGCCCGCGAGGGCGAGATCTGGGGAGCCGCCCCCGAAGCTCAGTGCAAGCCCTGACCGCCGGGGGCTCCTGAAAAAAGAGCCCGGATCGTTCACAAGCGTTACTGAAAGTAACATTGAGGCGCGACCCGCCCTCGTGCTAGGGCGAGATCATGCAACAGAGCTCCTACACCCTCGACGAACTCCTGGCCTGCGGTCGCGGCGAGATGTTTGGCCCCGGCAACGCCCAGCTGCCCGTGCCGCCCATGCTGATGTTCGACCGCATCGTCCGGATCGAATCCGAAGGCGGCAAGTACGGCAAGGGCTATGTCGAGGCAGAGTTCGACATCCATCCCGACCTCTGGTTTTTCGGCTGCCACTTCATCGGCGACCCGGTCATGCCCGGCTGCCTGGGCCTGGATGCCATGTGGCAGCTGGTCGGCTTCTTCCTCGGCTGGTCGGGCGCGCCCGGTCGCGGCCGCGCCCTGGGCGTCGGCGAGGTCAAGTTCACCGGTCAGGTCACCCAGGACGTCAAGAAGGTCGTCTACAAGATCGATCTGAAGCGGGTGATCATGCGCAAGCTGGTCATGGGCATTGCCGACGGCGTGCTGGAGGCCGATGGCAAGGTCATCTACGAAACCAAGGACCTGAAGGTCGGTCTGTTCACCGCCGAGCAGATGGCGTCCTGATCCGCTTGCAGGGTCGGCCAGTCGAGAGCTGACCCCAGGGGATCCGGGGGAGAGGAAGAGGAAAGTACATGCGTCGCGTCGTCGTCACCGGACTGGGGATCGTCTCGTCCATAGGCAACAACGCCAATGAGGTTCTCGCCTCACTGCGTGAAGCCAAGTCCGGTGTGGTTGCCGCGCCCGACTATGCGGAACTCGGCTTTCGCTGCCAGGTGCATGCCACGGTCAAGCTCGACTCCTGGGAAGCCCTGGTCGACCGCCGTGCGGCGCGCTTCCTGGCCCCGGGCACGGCCTATGCCCATATCGCCATGGAACAGGCGATCGCCGATTCCGGCCTGGAAGAGGCCAGCATCTCCAATGAGCGGACCGGCCTGATCGTCGGATCGGGCGGCCCGTCCACCCAGGTGATCATCGAGGCGGCGGCGACGACCCGGGAAAAGGGTCCCAAGCGGATCGGCCCGTTCGCGGTGCCCAAGGCCATGAGCTCGGGCCCCTCGGCAGTGCTGTCGACCTGGTTCAAGATCCGCGGCATCAACTATTCGATCAGCTCGGCCTGCGCGACCAGCGCCCATTGCATCGGCGCGGCCGCCGAACAGATCCAGATGGGCAAGCAGGACATCGTCTTCGCCGGCGGCTGCGAGGAGCTCGACTGGAGCCTGTCCAACCTGTTCGACGCCATGGGCGCGATGAGCAGCAACTTCAACGACCGCCCCACCGTGGCCAGCCGCGCCTATGACAAGGACCGCGACGGCTTCGTGATCGCCGGCGGGGCCGGCATCGTGGTGCTGGAAGAGTATGAGCACGCCAAGGCGCGCGGCGCGAAGATCTATGGCGAACTGGTCGGCTATGCCGCCAATTCCGACGGCTTCGACATGGTCGCCCCCTCGGGCGAGGGCGCGGCCCGCTGCATGCGTCTGGCCATGGCCCAGGCCGGTGGCCGGACCATCGACTATCTGAACCCGCACGGCACCTCGACGCCGGTCGGCGACAGCAAGGAAATGGGCGCGGTGCGCGAGGTGTTCGGCGACAAGGCGCCGCTGATCTCCTCGACCAAGTCCCTGACCGGCCACAGCCTAGGGGCGGCCGGGGCCCAGGAGGCGATCTATTCGATCCTGATGCTCAATAATGATTTTGCCGCCCAGAGCGCCAATATCGAGACCCTGGATCCTGAATTTGCCGACCTGCCGATCCTGCTGGAGCGGTCCGACAAGCCCCTGACCACGGTGATGTCCAACAGCTTCGGCTTTGGCGGCACCAATGGCACGCTGATCTTCAGCCGCGCCGACTGACGGGACACTTGGCGACCGCCCGCGCGGCATTCGACCTCTACAGAGCCGGCCGACTGGCCGAGGCCGCCGCCCTGTGCGAGCGGCTGGTGATCGAGGCCCCCAGCGTCGAGGCCTGGCACCTGCTCGGCGTGTCGCGCCTGGGTCTTGGCCAGGCCGAGGGTGCCCTGACCGCTCTGGATGCGGGCCTGGCCCTGGATGCCCGGCGGTCGGGCCTGTTATCGGCCCGGGCCCTGGCCCTGAACGCCCTGGTGCGAGACGTCGAGGCGGTGGACGCGGCCCGGGCGGCGATCGCGGCTGATCCCGACAACCCGCCCGTCCTCAACGCCCTGGGCGTGTCGCTGCGGCGGCTGGGCAAGGCCGAACAGGCCCTGACGGCCTATGATGCGGCGCTCGCGGCCGAGCCGGGCTTTGTCGACGCGCTCTGCAATCGTGCCGTGGCCCTGACCGATCTCGGTCGCTTCGACGCGGCCCTGGCGGCGCATGACCTGGCCGTCCGCGCCGCGCCGCGCGAGGCCAGGGCCCTGGCCAACCGCGCGGCCCTGAAGTCGCTGCTGAACCGGCCGGCCGAGGCGGCGCGCGACCTCGAAGCCGTGCTGGAGCTGGATCCGCTCTATCCCCGCCTCGCCGGCGACCTGATGTGGGCGCGCCGCCAGACCTGCGACTGGCGCGAGGACGCGGCGCTCGACATGCTGGTCAAGGCCGACCTCAAGCTCGGTCGCCCGGGCGTCTCGCCTTTCGCGGCCCTGGCGATGTTCGACATCCCCGCCCTGCACCGGCGGTGCGCCGAACTGGCGGCGCCGCCGCCGGTTCCACGGCCAGGCCGGTCCTGCCACATGCCAGGTTCGCCGATCCCGGTCGCCTATCTGTCGGCGGACCTGCATGACCACGCCACGGCCAGGCTTCTGGCCGGAGTCCTCGAGGCGCATGACCGCGACCGCTTCGAGATCACCCTGCTGTCCTATGGGCCCGACCTGGGCGGGGAGCTGCGCGATCGGATCGATCGGGCGGCCCATCACCGGATCGATGTCCGCAGCCTGTCCGACGCTGAGGTGGCGGATCTTGTTGAACAGCTGGGCATCGAGATCCTTGTGGATCTCAAGGGCTACACCCAGGACGGCCGGCCGGGGATCCTGGCCCACCGCGCCGCCCCGGTTCAGGTCAGCTGGCTGGGCTATCCGGGAACCCTGGGCTGTCCCTATGTCGACTATGTCATCGCCGATCCCGTGGTCTTGCCGCGTGGCGCAGAGAGTGACTGGAGCGAGGCGGTGGTGCGGTTGCCGCTGTACCAGCCCAATGACGCTCTGACGGAGGCGACGACTCCGGTTCCGGCACGGGCCGATGAGGGCCTGCCGGAGGACGCTTTCGTGTTCGGCTGCCTGAACAGCCCCGGCAAGATCACGCCGGAGACCTTTGCCGCCTGGATGCGGATTCTGACCAGGTCCCCGGGTTCTGTCCTTTGGCTCTATGAGGGCGTGCCCGGCGCGTCGGCCAATCTCAGGGCGCAGGCCGCAGAACTGGGGGTCGATCCCCGGAGGCTGGTCTTCGCTCGCCCGGTCCAGCACGCGGCCCACCTGGCGCGCCAGGACTTGGCCGACCTGATGCTCGACACCTCGCCCTATGGTGCCCACACCACCGCCAGCGACGCCTTGCGGAGGGGTGTTCCGCTCTTGACCGCGCCGGGCAAGAGCTTCGCCAGCCGGGTCGCTGCCAGTCTGCTGACTCGCCTGGGTCTGCCGGAGCTGATCGCGGCCGATACAGAGGCCTATGTGGCTCAGGCCGTGCGTCTGGCCGGTGATCGTGCGGCGCTCACGGCGCTCAAGACTCGGCTGGAGGATACACTGCACACTTCGGCGGTGTTTGATCCGGCGGTGTTCGCCGCCACCCTGGAGCGCGCCTTTGAAACCATGGCCAAGCGGTCATGGGCTGGCCTTTCGCCCGAGAGCTTCGATGTCGAGCCTTTCTGAAGGGTTCCGCCCGGTGACCGCGCCTGCTAACCACGGACAACGATTTACCAAAGAGGGCCTGACCCATGGCTGACGATTACGCATTCCCCAAGGGTGAGCTGATGCGGGGCAAGAAGGGCCTCGTCATGGGCGTCGCCAACCACAACTCGATCGCCTGGGGCATCGCGTCACAACTCGCCGCCCAGGGCGCCGAGATGATCTTCACCTATCAGGGCGAAGCCCTCGAGCGCCGGGTCCGGCCTCTGGCCGAGAGCATCGGCGTGACCACCCTGGTGCCGGCCGATGTCACCGACGACGCCTCGATGGACGCCGCCTTTGCCGCGATTGAAGACAAGTTCGGCACGATCGATTTCGTCGTCCATTCGGTGGCCTTTGCCAACAAGGATGAACTGAAGGGGTCGTTTGTCGACAACACCACCCGCGACGGCTTTCTGCTGGCCATGAACATCTCGGCCTACAGCTTCGTCGACGTGGCCAAGCGCGCCGCCAGGCTGATGCCCAATGGCGGCTCGCTGATCACCATGACCTATCTGGGCTCAGAGCGGACCATTCCCAACTACAACACCATGGGCGTGGCCAAGGCCGCCCTGGAAGCGGCGACCCGCTATATCGCCCGTGACCTCGGCCCCAAGGGCATCCGTTGCAACGCCATCTCGGCCGGTGCCATGCGCACCCTGGCCCTGGCAGGTATTGCCGGTGGCCGGGGCATGATCGCCCAGGGCCGGGCCTTCAGCGCGATGAAGGAAGATACCTCGATGGAAGGCGTTGCCGGGGCCGCCCTGTGGCTGGTCTCCGACCTCGGCCGTTCGACCACGGGCGAAGTCGTTCACGTCGATGCCGGCTTCCACATGATGGGCATGCCCGACGAAGTCGAAGCCTAGGGGCTTCCGGGCCTAGGGCCCATAGGCTTTCAGGAACCGTTTGGCGGCCTCGCGGGCGAGGTCGTCAAACTGGGCCTGGGTCTTGTCGGCGGGCAGGCACAGCAGGGCCCGAAGCTGGGCATGGCCCAGGACCATGCCGGAAAAGAACTCAGCGGCCTGGTCGAAGTCCTCGACCTGCAGGCGGCCGAGGCGCGTCTCGGTCTCCAGGAAGGCGGCCAGCTGTCGGCGGGCATGGCGCGGACCGGCCTCGAAGACCTCATGGGCCACCTCGGGCATTTCGCCGGCCCCCTGGATCACGACCCGCATGACCGAATAGCTGCTGGCCCCGTTCACCGTCTCCAGGATCGAGCGGGCATAGGCCTCGAGCGCGGCCTGGGGATTTTCCTCGGCCCCCGGCATGCGCAGCGGGGCGGTGATCAGCTCGACCCGCCGGGCCATCAGGGCGCGGACCAGCTCGGCCTTGCAGCCATAGTGGTTATAGACCGTCTGTTTGGAGACGCCGGCGTGGCGGGCGATCGCCTCCATGGGCGCGGACAGGCCGCGCTGGCCGATCACCTCGATGGCCGCGTCGAGAATGGCCTCGGTCTTGGCGACGTCGATCTGTCCGGGGATCCTGGGCATCAGTGGGCGTCCGAAGGCGGCGGGGCAGCACCGGCCGCCGGTTTGGCCAGCAGGGAAACGCCGGCCGCGATGAAGCATCCGAAGGCCAGCAGGGTGAAGCTGTCGCCGAAGGCCAGCACCGTGGCCTCCTGGTGCAGCATGCCGGAAAAGGCCTTGCGGGCCGCGCCGTCGGGATCGGAGACCCCGAGCTGGGCCATGCGGCTGGCCAGGCCCGCCATCATTCCCTGGGCCTCGACATTGCCGGTCTGAAGCTTCGAGGTCAGGTCGTTGTAATAGAGCGCCGTCTGCTGGCTGATGCTGGTGGCCAGCAGGGCCAGCCCCATGGCACCGCCGGTGTTGCGCGACAGATTGACCAGGCCCGAGGCGTTCTTGACCATGTGCGGGGGCAGGGTGCTCATTGTGATCTGCTGGGTGGCGATCATCGCGATCATGACTCCGACCCCGCGACAAGCCTGGACCCCGGCAAATTCCCAGAATCCCCAGTCCTTGGTCACGCCGTGGGCCATGTACATGCCCCAGCCGGCCAGAATGAAGCCAATGAACATCGGCACGCGCGGGTCGATCCTGCGCACCAGTCGGCCGGCAATGGGGCCGGTGGCGAACATCGACAGGCCGGAAATGATCATGGTCGTGCCGACTTCGGAGGCCGAATAGTGGCGCACCCGGCCCAGGAACTGCGGCAGCAGGAAGGTGCCGCCGAACAGGCTGGCCCCGGAGACGGCGGTCATCAGCACGCCGATCGAGAAGTTGCGGTTCGAAAAGGCCCGCAGCTCGACGATCGGATTCTTGTAGCTCAGGGAGCGCCAGACGAAGACCACCCCGCTGATCACGGCCAGGACCGCGAGGCCCAGAATGAGGTCGTCCTGGAACCAGCTGTTCTTGGCCCCTTCCTCCAGCACAAACTGCAGGCTCATCAGAAAAGCGGCCATCACCCCCAGGCCGAACCAGTCGAAGCCGGCCTTCAGGCTGGGATCGCCCTCATCGAACTTGCCCCAGCGGGCCACGCCGAACAGCACGATCAGGCCGGTGGGCACATTGATGAAGAACAGCCAGCGCCAGCTGAGCCATTCGGTCAGGTGGCCGCCCAGGGTCGGCCCGACCGTGGGGGCCAGGGTGACGATCAGGCCCATGATGACACTGGCCGTGACCCGGCGCTCGGGCGGAAAGGCCGTGAAGGCGACGGCGAACACCGTCGGGATCATGGCCCCGCCGATGAAGCCCTGCAGGGCCCGGGTCAGGATCATCATGTCGATCGAGGACGACAGGCCGGTCAGCACGCTCATCACGATGAAGCCGGTGCAGGAGGCCAGAT of the Caulobacter henricii genome contains:
- a CDS encoding HesA/MoeB/ThiF family protein; the protein is MSFSDSEVERYARHLVLREVGGPGQQKLKAARVLLVGMGGLGAPAALYLAAAGVGTLGLADPDTVSLSNLQRQVLYQTADIGRAKVEVAAERLTAINPHVALETHPVWLDVANAGDLVSRYDLILDGTDDFATRFAVSDACLAHGKTLVSGALGRWTGQVAVFQGQPCYRCLVPEVPPDAETCALVGVVGALAGVIGAMMALEAVKLITGAGQALNGRLLIYDALAAETRTVRIGADPACPACGA
- a CDS encoding alpha/beta fold hydrolase; this encodes MKTLFRGVLIALAVIIALLAVSWLVLQRKDIPYATLEAKYGNPASRYMDLPDGVRVHYRDEGRRDGPTLVLVHGFSASLHAWEPWVRSLSGDYRVITLDLPGHGLTRADAGYAAGRAGYGAVVDQVTRKLGVERFTLGGNSMGGAVAWEYALDYPDRLEGLVLVDAAGWPSSGGNQAVIFRILQNPLGRAVLKNIDTRPLVRQGLVAGYLDPKLVTEALVDRYVDLARAPGHRDILLGLQSGPRRVATAESLAAIKVPTLVMFGEQDKLIPAAHGKRFAEAIPGSTLILYPEAGHAPMEQIPDRSVADLKAWLKAKVYPVAVPSGS
- a CDS encoding 2-hydroxyacid dehydrogenase → MAARKLKVIVTRKLPDPVETRMCELFDTELNVTDKPLTADELVDAMKRADVLVPTITDRIDSRLLSRSGDRLKLIANFGAGVDNIDVATANARGIIVTNTPGVLTEDTADLTMTLIMAASRRVVEGAEVVKSGGFHGWSPTWMLGRRLWGKRLGIIGMGRIGQAVARRAKAFGMQVHYHNRKPVSPRIAEELGCTYWESLDQMLARMDFISVNCPHTPATYHLLSARRLKLLRPHAILVNTARGEVIDEGALANMLARGDIAGAGLDVYEHEPAINPKLLKLPNVVLLPHMGSATVEGRIDMGEKVIVNVKTFMDGHRPPDRVIPAML
- a CDS encoding SH3 domain-containing protein, which produces MPPNCKHRSLGIMAALVLAVLAAPAAAADAPRTTPSGLEVPRYVSLKYDTVNARNGPDEAHRLLWVYRARGLPVQVVAETREWRRICDPEGGLAWVHKRTTDGRQTAMRLKPTPLALLANPKDGSRVNAWLRGRSTANLDRCDKGWCRLKADGSSGWAREGEIWGAAPEAQCKP
- the fabA gene encoding 3-hydroxyacyl-[acyl-carrier-protein] dehydratase FabA — translated: MQQSSYTLDELLACGRGEMFGPGNAQLPVPPMLMFDRIVRIESEGGKYGKGYVEAEFDIHPDLWFFGCHFIGDPVMPGCLGLDAMWQLVGFFLGWSGAPGRGRALGVGEVKFTGQVTQDVKKVVYKIDLKRVIMRKLVMGIADGVLEADGKVIYETKDLKVGLFTAEQMAS
- the fabB gene encoding beta-ketoacyl-ACP synthase I, translating into MRRVVVTGLGIVSSIGNNANEVLASLREAKSGVVAAPDYAELGFRCQVHATVKLDSWEALVDRRAARFLAPGTAYAHIAMEQAIADSGLEEASISNERTGLIVGSGGPSTQVIIEAAATTREKGPKRIGPFAVPKAMSSGPSAVLSTWFKIRGINYSISSACATSAHCIGAAAEQIQMGKQDIVFAGGCEELDWSLSNLFDAMGAMSSNFNDRPTVASRAYDKDRDGFVIAGGAGIVVLEEYEHAKARGAKIYGELVGYAANSDGFDMVAPSGEGAARCMRLAMAQAGGRTIDYLNPHGTSTPVGDSKEMGAVREVFGDKAPLISSTKSLTGHSLGAAGAQEAIYSILMLNNDFAAQSANIETLDPEFADLPILLERSDKPLTTVMSNSFGFGGTNGTLIFSRAD
- a CDS encoding tetratricopeptide repeat protein, with the protein product MATARAAFDLYRAGRLAEAAALCERLVIEAPSVEAWHLLGVSRLGLGQAEGALTALDAGLALDARRSGLLSARALALNALVRDVEAVDAARAAIAADPDNPPVLNALGVSLRRLGKAEQALTAYDAALAAEPGFVDALCNRAVALTDLGRFDAALAAHDLAVRAAPREARALANRAALKSLLNRPAEAARDLEAVLELDPLYPRLAGDLMWARRQTCDWREDAALDMLVKADLKLGRPGVSPFAALAMFDIPALHRRCAELAAPPPVPRPGRSCHMPGSPIPVAYLSADLHDHATARLLAGVLEAHDRDRFEITLLSYGPDLGGELRDRIDRAAHHRIDVRSLSDAEVADLVEQLGIEILVDLKGYTQDGRPGILAHRAAPVQVSWLGYPGTLGCPYVDYVIADPVVLPRGAESDWSEAVVRLPLYQPNDALTEATTPVPARADEGLPEDAFVFGCLNSPGKITPETFAAWMRILTRSPGSVLWLYEGVPGASANLRAQAAELGVDPRRLVFARPVQHAAHLARQDLADLMLDTSPYGAHTTASDALRRGVPLLTAPGKSFASRVAASLLTRLGLPELIAADTEAYVAQAVRLAGDRAALTALKTRLEDTLHTSAVFDPAVFAATLERAFETMAKRSWAGLSPESFDVEPF
- a CDS encoding enoyl-ACP reductase FabI; this encodes MADDYAFPKGELMRGKKGLVMGVANHNSIAWGIASQLAAQGAEMIFTYQGEALERRVRPLAESIGVTTLVPADVTDDASMDAAFAAIEDKFGTIDFVVHSVAFANKDELKGSFVDNTTRDGFLLAMNISAYSFVDVAKRAARLMPNGGSLITMTYLGSERTIPNYNTMGVAKAALEAATRYIARDLGPKGIRCNAISAGAMRTLALAGIAGGRGMIAQGRAFSAMKEDTSMEGVAGAALWLVSDLGRSTTGEVVHVDAGFHMMGMPDEVEA
- a CDS encoding TetR/AcrR family transcriptional regulator, whose amino-acid sequence is MPRIPGQIDVAKTEAILDAAIEVIGQRGLSAPMEAIARHAGVSKQTVYNHYGCKAELVRALMARRVELITAPLRMPGAEENPQAALEAYARSILETVNGASSYSVMRVVIQGAGEMPEVAHEVFEAGPRHARRQLAAFLETETRLGRLQVEDFDQAAEFFSGMVLGHAQLRALLCLPADKTQAQFDDLAREAAKRFLKAYGP
- a CDS encoding DHA2 family efflux MFS transporter permease subunit, which gives rise to MTDAVTAAPAAPAKTMTQADWTKLFLGFGAMVIGQFMAILDIQIVAASLPQIQAGVGASADQVSWIQTAYLIPEVVMIPLSGYLSRLWGTQRLYLASCTGFIVMSVLTGLSSSIDMMILTRALQGFIGGAMIPTVFAVAFTAFPPERRVTASVIMGLIVTLAPTVGPTLGGHLTEWLSWRWLFFINVPTGLIVLFGVARWGKFDEGDPSLKAGFDWFGLGVMAAFLMSLQFVLEEGAKNSWFQDDLILGLAVLAVISGVVFVWRSLSYKNPIVELRAFSNRNFSIGVLMTAVSGASLFGGTFLLPQFLGRVRHYSASEVGTTMIISGLSMFATGPIAGRLVRRIDPRVPMFIGFILAGWGMYMAHGVTKDWGFWEFAGVQACRGVGVMIAMIATQQITMSTLPPHMVKNASGLVNLSRNTGGAMGLALLATSISQQTALYYNDLTSKLQTGNVEAQGMMAGLASRMAQLGVSDPDGAARKAFSGMLHQEATVLAFGDSFTLLAFGCFIAAGVSLLAKPAAGAAPPPSDAH